The DNA sequence ATATTTATACAGCCTCTTACCCATAAGAACACATTCATAATTGAAGCTGAATATTTGCGAAGGTTCTTACCAGTAAGAACGCTTCATATATTTCCTAGATTTCTGAAATAGTAGGTAAAGTGTTAGAAAAATACATGGCGTGTAATGACTTGTCTTGACACGCTAACCCTTCACTGTGGCGTGCCGTAACAAGTCTCGCAAATTGTCAACATAATGCATGTGAGTGTCATGATATGCATTGTGCCGACAATTTGAACGCTTGTCATGTCGTGCCCAACATTGATGTTTTGACGTGCCACGATGCGAGGGTTACCGTGTCAAGACAAGCCATGACATGCATTTTTCTTGTACTTTGGCATGTTAACCCTCGCATCGTGGCATGCCAAAACATCGTTGTTGGCAGGTGTGACCcagaaaggaaaaaacaaaattgcacGACGGTTCACCTTCCTTAGCTTTACCTTAACGACGTTGTCGGCTTTCAAAATTCTCCTCCGAATTCTCTTCAATAAACCGGCTTAGTCACTCGCGGCCGATCACGTACGTAAGCCTCTCTTTCCCTCCTCTCCAAATTCTTAGTTTCAATTTCCAAAAATTTTCGAGAAACCAAGCGAAGCATTAGGGTTTATAGAAAGAGTAAATGGTGTGTCATTACATGCATTCAAGTATGGAAATTGCACCATCTACAACAATCAAATTCACTCAAACCTGTCAGTGGTTTCTTGCAAAACAAGAAACTGAAGGTCCAcagattgaaaaagaaaaggtttGTACCTGATGGTCTGCAACAAATCAAACTTATCTGAGCCAAGTGAACCATCACTATTTGCATCAAGGAGCTGCATCATCCCCTGGGGCACCAAGCTTTTCCATCACCTtcgtaaggccatctccaaccgaaggctcgttttagccatctggcccttcaagaaattaatattttaatgatcaGTACATGGCTATATTTGCCTTTATTCAGGgccatagggctcgttttagccctattacaaaaaaaaccgtctccaaccagGGGCCAAATGGTCATAGggctaaacataatttattatttaaaaactacaacttaaattcaaatccaaccacTAAGTGAAACAAATTAtgtaaaattttgtaaaaaaataaaatatgcaacaaattttgtaaaatagaagttataggaaaaaaatggaatttaaaaaaaaaatgatgtaaaatagaagttataggaaaaaaaatagaatgaaatgagatagtatggaatggtgaaaattatgttagaaattgtgtaggaatgacttatgtatttataggaagaaaaaaaagtttaaattcattataaattttttttttaatacaacggCTAGTCATAGTCATAGgactagccgttggattcaaatttttgtttaagCATTCATGTCAGTTATATCCGATAtgattttttgaatttctggCCCTTTTAGATTCCGTGGGGCCCACAAGCCATCTGGCCcagctctcggttggagacggtttttaagctattttcggcCATTTGACCCTCTGAACCCTTCGGTTGCAGATGACCTAAGTTTCTCAATATTTAACCTACAATCTCCATTCTAGTCAAACATGTCAAAAAAGTTTAAAGGgtatatttaattatcaatataaCAATTTCTTATCGCCAATGCATTAGAAAGATAAATCCACAAAACGGGGGTGGAGCTAAATCTCCATCGATCTCTGTATACACTTCTCAATTCCTAATTTCGTGAAAAAGAGAAGATCAACGCAAGACTTAAGTCATTATTTTTAAATTGGTGACGATCATAAAATTCTAGAATTTTAATTGCGACAATTGAAACTATTGAGACCAAACTGAAATTCGTCCCAACCACAGGGGCCAATTTCTATTTCGACCTAAACGACACCGTTTAACAGAGTGATGGAGCATAGAGCAGAAacatcatctctctctcttcctaaaGTCCTAAACCCTACTGCTCCAAATCCCCATTGCGATCGCTGCAACCTCCTTCCGGGGTTTTACACCGCCATGCCATCAAACCCATTACCCCATTAAACATTCTTCAGATTTCACGGCAGCCATGTCGGCGCTATCGAGAGGCCTCATTTCCCGCCTCCGCCTTCTCTCACTCAacccctcctcttcttcttctcctcctacTGCTGCCGCTAATGCTACGACGTCGTTTACGCAGACTCAGTGCCATTTCTTCAGATGGTTCAGCTCTGAGGCCACGGTGGATGCGACGGAGGCCGTCGCGGACAGGAGACCGGTTATCGAAGCGAAGCCAGGGCCGATGAGCCCGGGTTCGAAGAGGACCGGGCTTATAGCCGTCAAGTGCGGGATGACTGCGCTCTGGGACAAATGGGGCGCTAGGGTTCCGATAACTGTGCTCTGGGTCGATGATAATATCGTCTCTCAGGTCAAGACCCCCGAGAAGGAAGGCTTCCCTGCTCTCCAGGTAACcttttttctcttcatttggCTCTGTTCGTCCCGAATTCGATTCGATTCGATTTTGTTTGGTTATGAAATTTTCGaagtttagatttttttttttctggaattTTTGAGAGACGAATATGGTAGTGCGTTTCTAAAGTTTTATAATTTCGTTACGGTGTATACAATTGAACCGATAGAAGTTGCGTTTTGCTGTTTAATATCTGCAAAAGTCTGTCTTGAGGCTGGACTACTAGGCAATTTAACCTTAAGTAGATCAGCTTGGCCTTAGTATCGGGTAGCTTCAGTTGCGATTTACAGTTTGAAACCATATGCATTGCTTTGCTGGGCATGAAAGGTCTTGTTAGTAGGGGTTTAGAGGAATGGAAACTGATAAGTTCCGAAATTTTTTCCCACCAAGAGAACATCAGTTGGGATTTGTTTTCCTGCTGTTATTCGTTATTTAGATTGAGTGGAACCGAACAAAGGGTAATTTTGATACTTGCATCtgggttttgtttggtttgtcCAATATTGATCACTTTGATTTTTCTTGGCCACTAAACAGATGgtaattttattatttgaaaaaaattccAAAGTCACGGGTTTAATTATAGGATGGCATTCTGTTGTGGTGCTAGTTAGATTGGTTGCGGACAGAAGAAAGCAAAACATTTGACAAAGCCAGAGGTGGGTCATTTCCGAGCTCAGGGTGTTCCACTTAAGAGGAAATTGCATGAGTTTCCTGTATCAAATGATGCGCTTCTTCCTATTGGTATGGAAATTGGTGTTCGCCATTTTGTACCAGGCCAATATGTTGATGTCACAGGAATCACGCGAGGGAAAGGTTTCCAGgtgaactaatttctttatctTCACCTGTGGTTGTGTACGCTGTTtcaagaacaagaaaaaatggaaatctttttaattgaattaatcaacGAATTATGCAACTGTGtttctcaaaatttttttttttatgatggtGATAACAGGAACACTTTTGTGAGGTTATGAAACATTatgtatcatttttattttctgtgcCCAGGGTGGAATGAAAAGGCACGGTTTTAGTGGTATGCCAGCATCCCATGGCGCATCTCTGTCACACCGAAGTATTGGTTCTACAGGTCAGAGAGATGATGCTGGAAAGGTTTGTATGGCTTACAATTCTCCATAAACTATTCTGACAAGCTCTTTTGGGATCTCTATGACCGaacttttctctttgcttctaATGAAGATGACTTAATTTAGTCAAATAATCTGTTGCTTATTTGTTTAATCCATAATTCTATTTGAGCACACACAAGCGACACGCTTTCTAATAGACGGGCGCCCTACATTGTACGCAAGACCCACCTTATATTAGAGAACGTGTCAACAAGTGTGTTAGTTTTGTGTCTAAATAACATTACTTTTTGTTTATTCGTGGACATGCTATATATCTAATACATATATTGGTTTACCTGTTTATATTTTCTCTTTATCTGTAAAATGCATATGGTTTCCAATAATTATAAATTGCAACTGTGACATCATTTGTTGTATGAACAGGTCTTTAAAGGCAGAAAAATGCCAGGGCGCATGGGTGGGAAACAGAGAACGGTGAAAAATGTATGGGTCTACAAAattgatcctgcaaggaatttGATGTGGGTGAAAGGCCAAGTATGACTCCtcacacttttcttttcttaagtTTGTGCACTTTGAACCTTATTCAACAATAATTTGTGAGCTTAATATGTTCCCGAATTGTTCAGAATGTTGAGGAGGAAATGTATAATGATATTAATGAAAGGTTTTGAGCTGGGTAGATAATATTGGTTGGTTTAATGAATTTGCTGATACACATTCGCAACTGCAGAGTTTAAAATCGATACAGTAATGGGTCCTAATCCTCTtctggagtctgtatgttgtgTTGTTAATTCCGGTTTCACGTTACTCAATTAGATGTTGACTATTCTCACAGGTCCCGGGTGCTGAAGGAAACTTTGTTTTCATAAGAGATGCTTTCTACAAGAAACCTGATGTTTCATCGCTACcatttccaacttattttgCTTCAGAGGATGAGGATCCATCCAAGTTAGAACCACTAGTTGCTGATCTCGGAGAAGTAGATCCGTTCATGGTGGCAGATTAACAAGTAgctgaacttgaaattgcacAAGGTACTAGGTTGTTGAGTTATGCCCAATCGACTACATTGCTATCGTGACCTATTAGAGGCCGTTGATTTGTTTCATTTGAAGTTGATTTTTGGTATAGGAATATGCAGGCGCAGAGGTTGTAATACTATAATTGAGTTCATTTCAACCTCAGAATTGAGTAGTGACCCACAAATGTTTTTGATGTTGGAACCATGCTTTCAAATAAATGTGGCgacttgaaaattttgtatTCCATTCCCCTATAGATCGGTTTTTATTCAACGCGGCAGTGTTGCATTTCGTGCGATCGCACTTTCACATCGTCGGACTTATGCATTGCTTGTTCAAAGTGGTAGGTTGGTTGAACGATATTCTACTTTAAACTAATTTATATTGCATGAAAATTAGTTAAACTCAAGTGTACAATTGATTACATTCGTTCTAATCAATGCGATTGCGATCGAGTCCAAAATGGAAAAATTGATTTTGCTGTGCAGATGGGCTttaaaagaaagagaggaaaacAGAAAGGAGTTCGGCTTTTGGCGTTTTGCCAAAATTTGCATTCAATTCAAACGCAAACCGTCAAGTGTCGAACGCTCGTAGACTTGTCAAACGCTCGACTATGAACAATCTCCTCACCACCAAACACCAATTCGCACcccaaaaaaaccctaaaatccacCTCCCGTCTTCCCTCTCCCCCTTCCTCGAACCCTAGGGTTACCGTTAACCAATAATCCAGTCCAATCCAATCCCCCACCCGCAAATGCGAGTCCAATGGCAATGAGGCGAGACGAACCAGAACTCGAGAGGCGACTCTGCGGCGTCTGCGGCTTCTCCGAACGGTGGTTCCTCCACTACATCCGTCACAAAGGGGCGTTTCAGAGGCTCTGCACCAACTGCGTCCTCCAAAACTACCGAGACCTCTACTGCCCTCTCTGTCTCGACTTCTTCGACCAACCGCTTCCGGCACGTGACCGTGTCATGTGCGTCAAGTGCCCTTCCGTTTCTCACTCCGCCTGCGTCCTCGTCGCTAATTCCTCCTTCCATGGCTTCGAGTGCCGTACCTGCCCACAGGGCTAccccttcttcaccctcaatcGCCCCCAAAACGACGCCAACGACGCCAAAACGGCATTCGTCATCGACAAGGCCAACGCCAAGGCCCTCGTCGCCGCCGCCAAAATTGCGGCGGCTTCAATGGCGAAAGCCGCCATCTTGGCCAGGACCGACTCCGAGCGCCGCGTCAGGGAGGCCGTGTTGGCGAAGAAGAAGGCGAGGGAGGCATTGGAGAAACTCAGTTCTCTTGTTAACAAGCAGAAGCAGCAGGATTCGAAAGCTGGAGATGTTTCGGGGCCTGAGAGCCTCAACGGGAAGCCGAAATTGGAGAGTTCTGGTGGAATTCCAGCGGCGCCCAAGATTGTTAAGGCTGAGGGAAGTAATGGGTTGGTTGGTGATCGATTAAAAATCAGTAATGTTGACGCCATGGAAGAATGATCTCAAATCAAGGGAAGGATTTTGAGCTTGATGAGTTCATGGGTTTCCTTTCAGCTCTTCGGCTTCCGCTTGAGCTGCTACACAGCCTCTCTCAACCTGTGAGTCTCTCTGTTAGTTGCAGTTGGTTCTTTTTCGTAATTTATGTGCAGCAGCCTGGAAACTTTTAGGGAGATCTCGTAGATCAGATTGTTGTTGTGTACTCGTATTTACTTTTCCATACAGTTTTGTGTAGCTGAATTTCGATGTGGTGACGATTCTCTGTGCCTCTCTGTATCTACATTGTTCTTCCTTTTCATGCTCAGAAACTGCATTTTTCCAATTTCAAAAGCGAAATTTTGTGGTTCATTAAGCTTTATCCAATCCAGTTTGTGTGATGACCTTGCTTGCTGTGTGCTAATGTATTGTGTCCGGATTTTCAACGCTTTTTAAGGAGATACTAGAAAGTTGACATGTTTCTTAGGACTTGAGAGCCGGTGTTTCATCAATTCACTGGCTACCAATGTGTCCTTTTCTCGTTCCTTACATCTTTGCCGGTTTTGCCGTTTTCTTTCTAATGTTTTGTTATGAGTGTCATTTGACATGGTGTGTGATTTCCTGAAAGACATCAGGTTGTTTTACGACGTCGGCTTGTTTTCAAAGTAATTCTGCTATGGTTTGAATTGATTCTTCAGACTCGTTTTGATATCGaaaaactcttttcttttttcttgttcattttGTTGGTGCCAACTTCAAGGTTGCAAAACCCATTTGTCTTGTAAAAGCTCAAACCTACCTTGTAATTCAGTGCCATTCCTCTATGACTTGACCTAATGGTCGTTTTTACACGTCTGATTGTTCGAAATTCAAGTTTATTTAACCTTCTCTCGTATTTGTTGTGCTATGAACTATTTTCTTCCCCGGTTTCCATCGTATTGTATGTTCCTCTGTCATCTGCCCCTCGGAACACCGTTCTCATCTTCCGATCACTTTTCTGTTTCGTGTATTCGGCCTTCCCGGCACCACCAAAACAACGGTAAAAGAAATCAAAAAAGAAGATGGTTTTTTTGTTGAGATGTCAAGTTTACTAACATAGATTTTCGATCGGGGAAAGGAAAGGCATTTCTTCGTGCCAATGttttgagaagaaaaagaaacgaGAAAAGATGCCCATGAATGCGACCGGCTTTTAATTTTGGTGAAACCACCCGTCCGATGGGTTTGATGACATACAAAATAGGGCAATCATTTTTCGTTTCTTGAACATCCCACTTTGACTCAACATAAAAGCAACTCATGTTCGAAGATCACATGACATCGCTGTAATTGTCCTTTTGTCCTAGATGCCACGGTGACCTACTAGACTACTAGTGGTGTAGGTAAGTCTTTTTCAAGACATgataggatttggatcctcgtcGGATCCCCTCCTTGGGGATTCTAGGGATCAACGAATACTTGTATTTATCTTAGATGCCACGGTGACGTATCGGTTGTGTAGGTAAATCTTTTTCGCTTCCCAAGTTAAGACTTAAGAGTTAAAATTTCTCTTCCCTTTTGGCATTGTTTTCACCAAAAGACAAAAAGAAGGGAAAACAAACACAATGTACTCTgcatgccacttagtactacggtctggtggtaattgtctttacttgtaagtgagaggcttgggttcgaatctcgtgaatggtgaattcgataccaacTTATGTTGCCAATTGTGTGACTTTGTCGAACTCCCTCATCTCCTTAGTGTAAACTATAGCGTTGTACTCAAAAAACACAATGTACTCTGCCTATAGCAGTTGAAAAGGATCATAAAATTTCTTAAGAGTGCGGAAGAAAACTGTAAGAGAGGATTTTACTGTGAGATTACATTCTATAcaaaaagttaataaaaaaaactgttcaaatacatacagtaaaatgtgaagaaaaaaaatgcagagACAAAAGGGCTTCTTTTCTCCTACCTGTTATCACTAGGTGGGGTGACAATCAACAGCGCCATCCTTCCATCAATTTAAATCAAACAGGTGTTAGTTTGAAGTGAGATCTCGTGAAAGAGCTAGGTTTTCAAACCGGCAAAGTACGGTATGCCGGTGGTTTTCAACCACCGATCCGCCAATAGAAATGGACCGGCGGTGAACTGGACAGCGTCATTTCTGTTAATCACATGATATCCCTTCCATCTCACCCTTTGGTTGGTCGCAGCCCCCGGACCCCGATTCCCATACTCTGCGTAATATAGAGTATCGAGTGCAAAGTTGCCACTCCAGGGTAGCCACCCTGCTGGTTGTATGAAGTCTCCGAGCTCCGACTCCATGATCACCGTCCTTGCATACGTCTTCCATGGCCTGCCTAAGTATGACGGAATCTTGAACCTTAATGGGAACAGAACCTCCTCAGGGACTATTCTGCAGTTCTGGATGACAATGGCGGTGTTTTCCCTCCTGTCCTCTCTTCCCTGAGCCGTCACTGTGTTCTTTTGGTTGTCCATAGGCTTCCTCACTATGATCAAAGAATTTTGGATCAGCGTTGGCGAGTCACCAAAGATGAAGTCAACTGTGCCAGAAATGACACAGTTTCGATAGAATTGGCGATGTGTTTGCGCGTACAACGTGTCTTGGTAGGCGTCCATTCTGCAGTTGAAGAAGGCTGACATCTCCGACTGGACTCGCAGTGCCACAGCCTGATGCTTCTGGGCGCCTGCCGTGTTCTGAAACCCCATCCCCTTTGCTAGAAATCCGTTTCCAATTGCAGCTGTgattacattaaaaaaattattacaagCCTTTCTATATTGTAAGTACATATGTCGCATTTAGTGAACACATTTGGTAACCCTAGTAGTAGCGATAATATCTAACAGATGACTCACCGAATGTGGCGGTGTTCTGAGTGGTGATGCCATCGGCAAAGCTTTTACTTCCGGTGACCATGGTCTTCCGGGGTCCGTCTCCATACATGAACACATTGACCTGATTTTTGGTGACAGTAACATACTCATTGTAAACCCCAGCCttcacatatatgatatatcttCCTTGAAGCCCCTTTGGATATGCAGCAAGGGCAGCACCAATGGTCTTAAACTGTCCACTCCCGTCCTTCGCCACTACGGCATTAGGTTTAACCCCTCCATTGTCTTGTTTTGCCAACAGCCGCCTGTCCGCGGCCGGAAACCAACTAGGATACTGGCCATGCCCATCGTTTTCTTGCTCAAGGATCCGCGAGCTGCTCGTTGGCCTTAAGTCTTTGTTCAATGTGATGTTGAAGTTCTCTAAGATTTGTGCAATTGATGTGGCAATTGCCAAGGCATTGCTGGTTAGCTGTGTGGCGTTGAGAAGGCTATCTTTCATGAGCTTTTGGAGCTCCTCCTGAGGAATGCCGTCAAGGCACGATTGTTGGAACGATATCACCGCGCTGAACCAATTCCGCAGCTCTTCCTCTCTGTCGTGCATTGTGTGCATGTTGCTATCCCCAACGAACGAAAAAGAGGCTTGGAGATCGGCAATTGCCGATTCCAACAAGTCCTTGCAATCGTCCATCGCCATTTTACCCGTCGAGTTGATCGCTTTAAAGGATTTGGCAATGCTGTTAGAGTTCTCTATCGCAGACTTTACGGTTTTAATTGTGGAATCAATGGCGGCCTGGATGAGGTCTTTGGGCGTGGCGCTATCATTTTTCGCGACGGATCCAAGGCTGTCGATGCATGCCTCTTTGTAATCCGTAGGATCACAAATAGCAGCAACGGCCTTAGAACTTGTGGAAAGTTGGTCCTTGTTACTCTTTTTTGTGCAAACTACAGCTACAAGGCCGATCACCACGCCGACGATAAGGATGATGGAAACTCCTCCTACCACCAGCTTTCCTCTCTTCTCCATAGATTAGGTTTCTGACACGCGATTTTCGACGAGAAAAGATCAAAATTTGGGTGATGGGGATAGAGAAGATGAAGCTTTGAAAGCATGGAGATGGAGTTCTTATATGTGCATGCATTGTGGAGTGCCCAAATTTAGGGGGTGACTTTTAAGGCCTTAGGACTAGAATTCCCATGATATGGGATGGTGGTTAAGAGGCAGTTAAATTAGTTGGTCCGGAAGGAGTTCCTGCTTTGTTGGAGGACGTCAATCTTCATGAGATgtcaaaaaatacaaaaatgagATCACTATCTTACTCCCCCTTTAATATAGCATGCACCATATATTTAGAGGTAGATATATATCCAGTATTAGTTGACCTTCAAGTCAAAATCTACGTATGTGAGGCTTTTAGAAGTTGAATATATTTTGATCTCACCTGATCACATGTAGTCTACACTCGTTGTGATGATTATTTAATCCTACCAAACATTTTTGCCCTTTTTCTTGTCTTCGAAGtttttcaaatagttccaaaattAACAATTACTAAATAAGTTgtcattgtgtggcttaactAAACTTCTCCATCtccttaatgtaaaatatatcgttatactcataaaaataaaaataaaaagttcttGGCATGCTAATATAATTAACCGTTTTATATAAGTGTGATTTAGGTTagtcaaaaaaaaatatatgtcgTTTTATAATAAATTCGAATTCTTTTTCTAGAAATTACCATCCTATAAATAGAAAACAATGCTCATGCGTACTATGTCTACCTGTAGCTAAttctttttaacaaatgataaaaCTAATGGAATTGGACTCTATCCGGATTCAAATTGTGGGAATCTTAATAATTCTCACATTTTAATCATCATTGTATATCGTGAGGTcagaaataatttgatttttttatttaaaagtaaacacaaatagtatttGATAAAAGCTGACCGCACAATATATGTTGAACGACTAGAATGTAGAAATCCTTCAAATCCCTACAAAATGGATCCGGAGAAGATCCTAGTTAAATTATTAATTGTTGGTCGTACTTGTGACTAATTTtatgtagaaaaagaaaaaacatttctGGGCCCCACAATATCTTATCTCTGAATCGCTGATGCACACACAGAAAGTAGAAGGTGCCGACGAGATAGAACTCACACACACCACATACAAATGACTTCGCTGCTAGTCCTTCAACCCACCGGTCCCACCCCAGCCTCCCTAAGCTCGCCCAGGACCCACATTTCACCGTTACGCGGCCTGGAATCATGCTCTACCATGGCGGAGCTCAAGCAGTTGCACTCCCAAGTCATCAGGCTCGGCCTCGCCGCCGACAACGACGCTATGGGCCGGGTCATCAAGTTCTGCGCCCTCTCCAAAAATGGCGATTTGGGTTATGCCCTCCAGGTGTTCGACGCAATGCCTCAACCGGACGCAT is a window from the Malus domestica chromosome 16, GDT2T_hap1 genome containing:
- the LOC103452733 gene encoding large ribosomal subunit protein uL3m-like; protein product: MSALSRGLISRLRLLSLNPSSSSSPPTAAANATTSFTQTQCHFFRWFSSEATVDATEAVADRRPVIEAKPGPMSPGSKRTGLIAVKCGMTALWDKWGARVPITVLWVDDNIVSQVKTPEKEGFPALQIGCGQKKAKHLTKPEVGHFRAQGVPLKRKLHEFPVSNDALLPIGMEIGVRHFVPGQYVDVTGITRGKGFQGGMKRHGFSGMPASHGASLSHRSIGSTGQRDDAGKVFKGRKMPGRMGGKQRTVKNVWVYKIDPARNLMWVKGQVPGAEGNFVFIRDAFYKKPDVSSLPFPTYFASEDEDPSKLEPLVADLGEVDPFMVAD
- the LOC103452732 gene encoding uncharacterized protein; translated protein: MAMRRDEPELERRLCGVCGFSERWFLHYIRHKGAFQRLCTNCVLQNYRDLYCPLCLDFFDQPLPARDRVMCVKCPSVSHSACVLVANSSFHGFECRTCPQGYPFFTLNRPQNDANDAKTAFVIDKANAKALVAAAKIAAASMAKAAILARTDSERRVREAVLAKKKAREALEKLSSLVNKQKQQDSKAGDVSGPESLNGKPKLESSGGIPAAPKIVKAEGSNGLVGDRLKISNVDAMEE
- the LOC103452731 gene encoding putative pectinesterase/pectinesterase inhibitor 28; the protein is MEKRGKLVVGGVSIILIVGVVIGLVAVVCTKKSNKDQLSTSSKAVAAICDPTDYKEACIDSLGSVAKNDSATPKDLIQAAIDSTIKTVKSAIENSNSIAKSFKAINSTGKMAMDDCKDLLESAIADLQASFSFVGDSNMHTMHDREEELRNWFSAVISFQQSCLDGIPQEELQKLMKDSLLNATQLTSNALAIATSIAQILENFNITLNKDLRPTSSSRILEQENDGHGQYPSWFPAADRRLLAKQDNGGVKPNAVVAKDGSGQFKTIGAALAAYPKGLQGRYIIYVKAGVYNEYVTVTKNQVNVFMYGDGPRKTMVTGSKSFADGITTQNTATFAAIGNGFLAKGMGFQNTAGAQKHQAVALRVQSEMSAFFNCRMDAYQDTLYAQTHRQFYRNCVISGTVDFIFGDSPTLIQNSLIIVRKPMDNQKNTVTAQGREDRRENTAIVIQNCRIVPEEVLFPLRFKIPSYLGRPWKTYARTVIMESELGDFIQPAGWLPWSGNFALDTLYYAEYGNRGPGAATNQRVRWKGYHVINRNDAVQFTAGPFLLADRWLKTTGIPYFAGLKT